In Curtobacterium sp. MCPF17_002, one genomic interval encodes:
- a CDS encoding sugar ABC transporter substrate-binding protein — protein MTRTRFAALGALALAGALALTGCSAGSNGASDGGTKSIGTPDGKGKTLNVWIMNGDLSPKILDVAEKQFTKATGAKVKLQLQQWDGITTKLTTALAQKDAPDVVDLGNTQVPVYAATGGLMDLSPYKKELQGGQTWLSGLEGPATVDGKLYGAPLFAGNRAVIYNKKMWADAGVTGVPTSYDQLTADLDKVKAKNPQADFSAFYMPGQYWYGGLQWVWDAGGQIAKEKGGKWTGSIDSADAVKGLTAWKDFQNSYSAKSTQDINTDKPAESDIFAQGNTSAILGSAWEIGSITTAKPELKDQIGTFAMPSQTEGKTQPVFLGGSDLGIPAKSQNQDLALYYTKILTSKKFQQDQVFGVDGWEPNSTQLLDAVAGDVDELHKPYFAAASTSRPTPATPGWATIEGDSTFQTMFADVATGRKTPQQAAEGFSKHLTSALNAQQ, from the coding sequence GTGACACGCACGCGTTTCGCCGCACTCGGTGCGCTCGCCCTCGCAGGCGCGCTCGCCCTCACCGGGTGCTCCGCCGGAAGCAACGGAGCTTCCGACGGCGGCACGAAGTCCATCGGCACACCCGATGGCAAGGGCAAGACACTCAACGTCTGGATCATGAACGGCGACCTCAGCCCGAAGATCCTCGACGTCGCCGAGAAGCAGTTCACCAAGGCCACCGGCGCCAAGGTGAAGCTGCAGCTCCAGCAGTGGGACGGCATCACGACCAAGCTCACCACCGCGCTCGCCCAGAAGGACGCCCCGGACGTGGTCGACCTCGGCAACACGCAGGTCCCCGTGTACGCGGCGACCGGCGGGCTGATGGACCTCTCGCCCTACAAGAAGGAACTGCAGGGCGGGCAGACCTGGCTCTCCGGGCTCGAAGGGCCCGCCACGGTCGACGGCAAGCTCTACGGCGCACCGCTGTTCGCCGGCAACCGGGCCGTGATCTACAACAAGAAGATGTGGGCCGACGCCGGGGTCACCGGGGTCCCGACGTCCTACGACCAGCTGACGGCCGACCTCGACAAGGTGAAGGCGAAGAACCCGCAGGCGGACTTCTCCGCGTTCTACATGCCGGGCCAGTACTGGTACGGCGGACTGCAGTGGGTGTGGGACGCCGGTGGGCAGATCGCGAAGGAGAAGGGCGGCAAGTGGACGGGGTCGATCGACTCCGCCGACGCCGTCAAGGGCCTGACCGCCTGGAAGGACTTCCAGAACAGCTACTCGGCGAAGTCCACCCAGGACATCAACACCGACAAGCCGGCCGAGTCGGACATCTTCGCCCAGGGCAACACCTCCGCGATCCTCGGATCGGCATGGGAGATCGGCTCGATCACGACGGCGAAGCCCGAGCTCAAGGACCAGATCGGCACCTTCGCGATGCCGTCGCAAACCGAGGGCAAGACGCAGCCCGTCTTCCTCGGCGGATCGGACCTCGGCATCCCCGCGAAGTCGCAGAACCAGGACCTCGCGCTGTACTACACGAAGATCCTGACCTCGAAGAAGTTCCAGCAGGACCAGGTGTTCGGGGTCGACGGCTGGGAGCCGAACTCGACGCAGCTGCTCGACGCGGTGGCCGGTGACGTGGACGAACTCCACAAGCCGTACTTCGCCGCAGCGTCGACGAGCCGCCCGACCCCGGCCACGCCGGGCTGGGCGACGATCGAGGGCGACTCGACCTTCCAGACGATGTTCGCCGACGTCGCCACGGGTCGGAAGACACCGCAGCAGGCCGCGGAGGGCTTCTCGAAGCACCTCACGTCCGCGCTCAACGCGCAGCAGTAG
- a CDS encoding DeoR/GlpR family DNA-binding transcription regulator — protein sequence MYATERHDAIAAVLQSAGRVSVADLAEHFDVTTETVRRDLDLLESAGVLRRVHGGAVPVGRSSVVELTVAEREGQHNSAKSAIARAAMRLVPPTFTGSIALDAGTTCAAVATELARWEPATAGATITVITNSVPIAATLQHSEHVELHLLGGRVRGVTSAAVGTATVEQIGALRPDIAFVGTNGLSAGFGLSTPDEYEAAVKAAYVLAARRSVVVADAAKHGVEALMRFARLDEIDTIVTDEQPPVDLAGALSDADVEVVVA from the coding sequence ATGTACGCAACCGAGCGGCACGACGCCATCGCCGCCGTCCTGCAGTCGGCCGGGCGGGTCTCCGTCGCCGACCTCGCCGAGCACTTCGACGTCACCACCGAGACCGTGCGCCGCGACCTCGACCTGCTCGAGTCGGCGGGCGTCCTCCGCCGCGTGCACGGGGGAGCGGTGCCCGTCGGCCGGTCGAGCGTCGTCGAGCTGACCGTCGCCGAGCGCGAGGGGCAGCACAACTCGGCGAAGTCCGCCATCGCCCGCGCCGCGATGCGCCTGGTCCCGCCGACCTTCACCGGGTCGATCGCCCTCGACGCCGGCACCACCTGCGCCGCCGTCGCGACCGAGCTCGCACGGTGGGAGCCCGCCACGGCCGGTGCCACGATCACGGTCATCACGAACTCGGTGCCGATCGCCGCGACCCTGCAGCACAGCGAGCACGTCGAACTGCACCTGCTCGGCGGCCGTGTCCGCGGTGTCACGAGCGCCGCCGTCGGGACCGCGACCGTCGAGCAGATCGGCGCGCTCCGACCGGACATCGCGTTCGTCGGGACGAACGGCCTGTCCGCCGGGTTCGGCCTCAGCACGCCGGACGAGTACGAGGCCGCGGTGAAGGCCGCCTACGTCCTCGCGGCCCGCCGCAGCGTGGTCGTCGCCGACGCGGCGAAGCACGGGGTCGAGGCGCTCATGCGGTTCGCCCGGCTCGACGAGATCGACACGATCGTGACGGACGAGCAGCCGCCGGTCGACCTCGCCGGGGCCCTCTCCGACGCCGACGTCGAGGTGGTCGTCGCATGA
- a CDS encoding ABC transporter permease produces MSARKGLGPGDLLRLGVFGLRTRPARVVLSALGIAIGIAAMIAVVGISSSSKAKVDQVLDALGTNVLTVTPGQGFGEPQPLPASALGSALRQDAVLDAAAVGTVADGRVYRNQFVPPPESKGIGVLAAWGDAPSVLGGELASGQWLDSAPGAPPQVVLGATAAEAFGIDEVHADSKLWIGGRWVQVVGVLQPLELADELDDKVFVPRGLAAELGFDGSPTAVYTRVDPERVAPTRDVLARAISPASPQEVAVTRPSDALAAKSATDDSFTGLLVGIGGVALLVGGIGVANTMVITVLERRAEVGVRRALGARRRNIRDQFLVESLLLSFLGGVAGVVLGVGVTVVFALGQGWPVAIPVWAVAGGLGATVFIGGVSGLYPAARAARIPPTSALAAV; encoded by the coding sequence GTGAGCGCGCGGAAGGGGCTCGGTCCGGGTGATCTCCTCCGGCTCGGGGTCTTCGGCCTCCGCACCCGTCCGGCCCGCGTCGTGCTGTCGGCGCTCGGCATCGCGATCGGCATCGCCGCGATGATCGCGGTCGTCGGGATCTCCTCGTCGAGCAAGGCGAAGGTCGACCAGGTCCTCGACGCGCTGGGCACGAACGTGCTCACCGTGACGCCGGGCCAGGGGTTCGGCGAACCGCAGCCGCTCCCCGCGTCGGCGCTCGGGTCGGCGCTCCGGCAGGACGCCGTCCTCGACGCGGCCGCCGTCGGCACGGTGGCGGACGGCAGGGTCTACCGGAACCAGTTCGTGCCGCCGCCCGAGTCGAAGGGCATCGGCGTGCTGGCGGCGTGGGGCGATGCGCCGTCGGTCCTCGGCGGGGAACTCGCCTCAGGGCAGTGGCTCGACTCGGCACCCGGAGCGCCGCCGCAGGTGGTCCTCGGTGCGACCGCGGCCGAGGCGTTCGGGATCGACGAGGTCCACGCCGACAGCAAGTTGTGGATCGGCGGGCGCTGGGTCCAGGTGGTCGGTGTCCTGCAGCCGCTGGAGCTGGCGGACGAGCTCGACGACAAGGTCTTCGTCCCCCGGGGCCTGGCGGCGGAACTCGGCTTCGACGGGTCACCGACCGCCGTGTACACCCGGGTCGACCCCGAGCGGGTCGCACCGACGCGGGACGTCCTGGCGCGGGCGATCAGCCCCGCGTCGCCGCAGGAGGTGGCCGTGACCAGACCGTCGGACGCGCTCGCCGCCAAGAGCGCGACGGACGACTCGTTCACCGGGTTGCTCGTCGGCATCGGCGGGGTCGCGCTGCTCGTCGGCGGGATCGGCGTCGCGAACACGATGGTGATCACCGTGCTCGAGCGTCGGGCGGAGGTCGGGGTGCGTCGAGCGCTCGGCGCACGGCGGCGGAACATCCGCGACCAGTTCCTGGTGGAGTCGCTGCTGCTGTCGTTCCTCGGCGGGGTCGCGGGGGTGGTGCTCGGCGTCGGGGTGACGGTGGTCTTCGCCCTCGGGCAGGGATGGCCGGTGGCGATCCCGGTCTGGGCGGTCGCCGGCGGCCTCGGTGCGACGGTGTTCATCGGCGGGGTCTCCGGGCTGTACCCGGCAGCGCGCGCAGCGCGCATCCCCCCGACGTCCGCGCTGGCCGCAGTGTGA
- a CDS encoding fructose-specific PTS transporter subunit EIIC produces the protein MSVNTSPRLISVQLVGLDEDLGATSSDVIRVLADRVAATGRAAEGAVLAEDAITREASVGTGVPGGIAIPHARSASVSEPTLAFSRLARKVSFGAPDGDADIVFMIAVPEGADKDHLTVLSTLARALIREDFTAALRAAATPQDIVDLVDREVSGEVSEAGVGKASSASSPTPPAGETATRRKVIVGVTACPTGIAHTYMAADALVAAAQRAGAEMHVETQGSSQVEPLDPALIARADAVVFAVDVDVRDSGRFAGKPLVSGPVKRGVDEPDKMIAEALRAADDPNAARVSGSAAEAGTSTAKDEHFGQSLKRWLLTGVSYMIPFVAGGGLLIALGFLLAGYGIALPHGDSGQNNAVFTLTNSTLLNLPPEGLGYYLGAAAFQIGSVSLGFLVAALAGYIAYAIADRPGIAPGFVAGSIAVFMNAGFLGGLVGGLIAGAAAYWIGRIPTWRWLRGLMPVVIIPLFASIIASGLMLLVLGGPIAWVMTELTAWLNSLSGASAVLLGIILGLMMAFDLGGPVNKVAYAFAVAGLGAGTATNVVPFEIMAAVMAAGMVPPLALALASTVLYRKGFTKPERENGKAAWLLGASFISEGAIPFAAADPLRVIPASMVGAAITGAISMAAGVTSRAPHGGIFVFFAIGDVVMFIVAILAGTVVSALVLVALKKWVRRTPAADAAVSETAGDRVAVAV, from the coding sequence ATGTCCGTCAACACGAGTCCACGCCTCATCAGCGTCCAGCTCGTCGGTCTCGACGAGGACCTCGGCGCCACCTCGAGCGACGTCATCCGCGTCCTCGCCGACCGCGTCGCCGCGACCGGCCGTGCTGCGGAGGGCGCGGTCCTCGCCGAGGACGCCATCACGCGCGAAGCGAGCGTCGGCACCGGCGTCCCCGGCGGCATCGCGATCCCGCACGCCCGTTCGGCGTCGGTGTCCGAGCCGACCCTGGCGTTCTCCCGGCTCGCGCGGAAGGTGTCGTTCGGCGCCCCGGACGGCGACGCCGACATCGTGTTCATGATCGCCGTGCCGGAGGGGGCGGACAAGGACCACCTGACGGTCCTCTCGACCCTCGCCCGTGCGCTCATCCGCGAGGACTTCACCGCGGCGCTCCGTGCCGCCGCCACCCCGCAGGACATCGTCGACCTGGTCGATCGCGAAGTGAGCGGCGAGGTGTCGGAGGCCGGTGTCGGGAAGGCGAGCAGCGCCTCCAGTCCGACCCCACCCGCAGGTGAGACGGCAACCCGGCGCAAGGTGATCGTCGGCGTCACCGCCTGCCCGACCGGAATCGCCCACACCTACATGGCCGCCGACGCCCTCGTCGCCGCGGCCCAGCGGGCCGGCGCCGAGATGCACGTCGAGACGCAGGGGTCCTCGCAGGTCGAGCCCCTCGACCCCGCGCTCATCGCCCGTGCCGACGCCGTCGTCTTCGCGGTCGACGTCGACGTGCGCGACAGCGGCCGCTTCGCCGGCAAGCCCCTCGTCTCCGGCCCGGTGAAGCGCGGCGTCGACGAGCCGGACAAGATGATCGCCGAGGCGCTCCGCGCGGCCGACGACCCGAACGCCGCACGCGTGTCCGGCTCGGCCGCCGAGGCTGGCACGAGCACCGCGAAGGACGAGCACTTCGGCCAGTCGCTCAAGCGCTGGCTCCTGACCGGTGTGTCGTACATGATCCCGTTCGTCGCGGGCGGCGGGCTGCTCATCGCGCTCGGCTTCCTGCTCGCCGGGTACGGGATCGCGCTGCCGCACGGCGACTCCGGGCAGAACAACGCGGTGTTCACGCTGACGAACTCGACGTTGCTCAACCTGCCGCCCGAGGGCCTCGGCTACTACCTCGGCGCCGCCGCGTTCCAGATCGGCTCGGTGTCGCTCGGGTTCCTCGTCGCCGCGCTCGCCGGGTACATCGCCTACGCCATCGCCGACCGGCCGGGCATCGCGCCGGGCTTCGTCGCCGGGTCGATCGCCGTGTTCATGAACGCCGGGTTCCTCGGTGGTCTCGTCGGTGGCCTCATCGCCGGTGCCGCCGCGTACTGGATCGGACGCATCCCGACATGGCGTTGGCTGCGCGGGCTCATGCCGGTCGTGATCATCCCGCTGTTCGCCTCGATCATCGCGTCCGGCCTCATGCTCCTCGTGCTCGGCGGCCCGATCGCCTGGGTGATGACGGAGCTCACCGCGTGGCTCAACTCGCTCTCCGGTGCCTCGGCCGTCCTGCTCGGGATCATCCTCGGGCTCATGATGGCGTTCGACCTCGGCGGTCCGGTGAACAAGGTGGCGTACGCGTTCGCCGTCGCCGGGCTCGGTGCCGGGACCGCGACGAACGTGGTGCCGTTCGAGATCATGGCGGCCGTGATGGCAGCGGGCATGGTCCCGCCGCTCGCCCTCGCGCTCGCCTCGACCGTGCTGTACCGCAAGGGGTTCACGAAGCCCGAGCGGGAGAACGGCAAGGCCGCGTGGCTGCTCGGCGCCTCGTTCATCTCCGAGGGCGCGATCCCCTTCGCCGCAGCCGATCCGCTGCGGGTGATCCCGGCGTCGATGGTCGGTGCTGCTATCACGGGAGCGATCTCGATGGCGGCCGGTGTGACCTCGCGGGCTCCGCACGGTGGGATCTTCGTGTTCTTCGCCATCGGTGACGTCGTGATGTTCATCGTCGCGATCCTGGCGGGCACCGTCGTCTCGGCGCTGGTGCTGGTCGCCCTGAAGAAGTGGGTGCGGCGGACGCCGGCGGCGGACGCCGCCGTCTCCGAGACCGCGGGCGACCGGGTCGCGGTGGCCGTGTAG
- a CDS encoding sugar ABC transporter permease gives MTSTTERVSGSAPAEPGTRRRRPGGTSRLRPAGSGPRGGRGAGRRSVTSSRAPLVLLAPAAVLLLALVVYPLVRLVVISFQDYGLRAIFTGQAGFAGFTNYTNVLADPSFWPVILRTILVTGAMVVGTIGIGMAVSQLLTRLGVVMRTIVSVVLVLAWAMPNVASSLVWQWLFQPFYGVLNWVITQLGVFGDHTQDNWASSPGQALTIVLSLVIWQAVPFVALTLYAAQSQIAPEYYEAGSLDGASAWAMYRAITLPALVPTLLLVTILSVIWDFNVFNQIWLLTRGGPEDTTLTLGIWTFVRSFVSNAYGQGAAIAVISTLILGALTSYYIRRLVRSGEEDL, from the coding sequence ATGACCTCCACCACGGAGCGGGTGTCCGGTTCGGCTCCGGCCGAGCCGGGCACCCGGCGGCGCCGTCCTGGAGGCACGTCCCGTCTCCGCCCCGCGGGCTCCGGCCCGCGGGGCGGGCGCGGTGCGGGTCGCCGGTCGGTGACCTCGTCGCGCGCACCCCTCGTGCTGCTCGCGCCGGCGGCGGTCCTGCTGCTCGCACTCGTCGTCTACCCGCTCGTCCGGCTCGTGGTCATCTCGTTCCAGGACTACGGCCTGCGGGCGATCTTCACCGGGCAGGCCGGGTTCGCGGGCTTCACGAACTACACGAACGTCCTGGCCGACCCGAGCTTCTGGCCGGTCATCCTCCGGACGATCCTCGTCACCGGCGCCATGGTCGTCGGGACCATCGGCATCGGCATGGCGGTGTCGCAGCTGCTCACCCGGCTCGGCGTCGTGATGCGAACGATCGTGAGCGTCGTGCTCGTGCTGGCCTGGGCGATGCCGAACGTGGCGTCGAGCCTCGTCTGGCAGTGGCTCTTCCAGCCGTTCTACGGCGTGCTCAACTGGGTCATCACGCAGCTCGGGGTCTTCGGTGACCACACGCAGGACAACTGGGCATCGAGCCCCGGACAGGCCCTGACCATCGTGCTGTCCCTCGTCATCTGGCAGGCGGTGCCGTTCGTCGCCCTGACGCTCTACGCGGCGCAGTCCCAGATCGCGCCCGAGTACTACGAGGCCGGGTCGCTCGACGGTGCGTCCGCGTGGGCGATGTACCGCGCGATCACGCTGCCGGCGCTCGTGCCGACCCTGCTGCTCGTGACGATCCTGTCCGTGATCTGGGACTTCAACGTCTTCAACCAGATCTGGCTCCTCACCCGCGGCGGCCCCGAGGACACCACGCTGACCCTCGGCATCTGGACGTTCGTGCGGTCCTTCGTGTCGAACGCGTACGGCCAGGGCGCCGCGATCGCCGTCATCTCGACGCTGATCCTCGGCGCGCTCACCAGCTACTACATCCGCCGGCTCGTCCGGAGCGGGGAGGAGGACCTGTGA
- a CDS encoding ABC transporter ATP-binding protein gives MSADAVLALRDVTKTYGDVGALRGVSLDVAAGELVAVVGPSGSGKSTMLNIVGTLDRPTSGTVTIAGSDVDTMSDDALSLLRADHIGFVFQHFHLQSGATAAENVADGLLYAGTGRRARHRRAVDALGRVGLGHRVDHRPNQLSGGEKQRVAIARAIVGEPTILLADEPTGALDSASGSAILELLRELNDGGTTVLVITHDLELAASLPRQVRMRDGSVEHDSGTPDPDGRTTTDAATLASAIRGPA, from the coding sequence ATGAGCGCCGATGCGGTCCTGGCGCTCCGGGACGTCACGAAGACCTACGGGGACGTCGGTGCACTCCGCGGTGTCTCGCTCGACGTCGCGGCGGGGGAGCTCGTCGCCGTCGTCGGGCCCTCGGGCTCGGGCAAGTCCACGATGCTCAACATCGTCGGGACGCTCGACCGTCCGACCTCGGGCACGGTCACGATCGCGGGCAGCGACGTCGACACGATGTCCGACGACGCCCTGTCGCTCCTCCGCGCGGACCACATCGGCTTCGTGTTCCAGCACTTCCACCTGCAGTCCGGTGCCACCGCCGCCGAGAACGTCGCGGACGGGCTGCTCTACGCCGGGACCGGCCGACGGGCGCGCCACCGTCGAGCCGTCGACGCACTCGGTCGCGTCGGGCTCGGGCACCGGGTCGACCACCGCCCGAACCAGCTCTCCGGCGGCGAGAAGCAGCGGGTCGCCATCGCGCGGGCGATCGTCGGCGAGCCGACCATCCTGCTCGCGGACGAACCGACCGGGGCCCTCGATTCGGCGTCGGGCTCGGCGATCCTCGAGCTGTTGCGCGAACTCAACGACGGCGGGACGACGGTGCTCGTGATCACCCACGACCTGGAACTCGCGGCGTCCCTGCCCCGGCAGGTGCGGATGCGGGACGGCAGCGTCGAGCACGACTCCGGGACGCCGGACCCCGACGGACGGACGACGACCGATGCCGCGACGCTCGCGTCGGCTATCCGGGGCCCGGCGTGA
- a CDS encoding hexose kinase produces the protein MNAATPDAVRSTRIVTVTPNPSLDRTIELAGELQRGAVQRATRSTAEPGGKGVNVSRVVVASGGDTVAVLPGDELDPVLLGLATRGIPTAALPIGAPLRSNVTVTEPTGTTTKLNEPGPSLAGRLDDLAALVADTAAATATGPAARWVVFAGSLPPGLPDDALAVLVRAVRQRHGDDVRIAVDSSGVPFTALLQSGERIDLVKPNAEELAEVVGGDPDEFERDVDAAARAAQRLREKNVGTVLLTLGSAGAVLVTEDGSHAAAAPRITARSTVGAGDSSLAGYLLAEVAGQSPELRLAQAVATGAAAAALPGSDVPALDQTDPSAITVRTLHLTQHPAREPA, from the coding sequence ATGAACGCAGCGACCCCGGACGCCGTGCGGTCCACCCGCATCGTCACCGTCACCCCGAACCCCTCCCTCGACCGCACCATCGAGCTGGCCGGCGAACTCCAACGAGGTGCCGTGCAGCGGGCGACCCGCTCGACCGCGGAGCCCGGCGGCAAGGGCGTCAACGTGTCCCGGGTCGTCGTCGCGAGCGGCGGTGACACCGTGGCCGTCCTGCCCGGCGACGAGCTCGACCCCGTCCTGCTCGGCCTCGCGACCCGGGGGATCCCGACGGCCGCGCTGCCGATCGGTGCGCCGCTCCGCTCGAACGTCACCGTGACCGAGCCGACCGGCACGACCACGAAGCTCAACGAGCCGGGGCCGTCCCTCGCCGGACGCCTCGACGACCTCGCCGCGCTCGTCGCCGACACCGCCGCCGCGACCGCCACCGGGCCCGCCGCCCGCTGGGTCGTCTTCGCCGGGTCGTTGCCGCCGGGATTGCCCGACGACGCCCTCGCCGTGCTGGTCCGCGCCGTCCGGCAGCGCCACGGCGACGACGTCCGCATCGCCGTCGACTCGTCGGGTGTCCCGTTCACCGCGCTGCTGCAGTCCGGCGAGCGCATCGACCTGGTCAAGCCGAACGCCGAGGAGCTCGCCGAGGTCGTCGGCGGCGATCCGGACGAGTTCGAACGCGACGTCGACGCCGCCGCGCGGGCCGCACAGCGTCTCCGCGAGAAGAACGTCGGCACCGTGCTGCTCACACTGGGCAGCGCCGGGGCCGTGCTCGTCACCGAGGACGGCAGCCACGCCGCGGCCGCACCACGGATCACGGCGCGCTCGACGGTCGGCGCGGGGGACTCCTCGCTCGCCGGCTACCTCCTCGCCGAGGTCGCCGGGCAGTCGCCCGAGCTGCGCCTCGCCCAGGCCGTCGCCACCGGGGCCGCCGCCGCGGCCCTGCCGGGCAGCGACGTGCCCGCCCTCGACCAGACCGACCCGTCGGCGATCACCGTCCGGACGTTGCACCTGACGCAGCACCCGGCACGCGAACCGGCCTGA
- a CDS encoding carbohydrate ABC transporter permease yields the protein MTTTTTPGVTGATASETQPDITGVNRASRPVAPVRGRKRKPRVLANTVAVVFCLIWVFPIYWMVNTAFKPADEVTTLTPIWLPLRPTLENFTRALTQDGFLVYLRNSAIVVVAAVLLSIVVGFLASAALSRFRFRGRRAILVAILFVQMIPSGALLIPLFLSFQTLGLLNSYIGLILAYVASVLPFSIWVMRGFFVAVPIEIEEAAKVDGAGTFRILWSVLFPLVMPGVIATSVFAFIAAWNDYLTAYVMLKDQGMYTLPVWLAGFSTDKGTDFGGLMAASVLFSLPVVVFFLIVQRRLVSGMTAGAVKG from the coding sequence GTGACGACCACCACGACCCCCGGCGTGACCGGGGCGACCGCCTCGGAGACGCAACCGGACATTACGGGGGTGAACCGCGCCTCCCGGCCCGTGGCACCGGTCCGCGGGCGGAAGCGGAAGCCGCGCGTCCTGGCGAACACCGTCGCCGTCGTGTTCTGCCTGATCTGGGTGTTCCCCATCTACTGGATGGTGAACACCGCGTTCAAGCCCGCCGACGAGGTGACGACGCTCACGCCGATCTGGCTGCCGCTCCGTCCCACGCTCGAGAACTTCACGCGGGCGCTCACGCAGGACGGCTTCCTCGTCTACCTCCGGAACTCCGCGATCGTCGTGGTGGCCGCCGTGCTGCTCTCGATCGTCGTCGGGTTCCTGGCGTCGGCGGCGCTGTCGCGCTTCCGGTTCCGCGGACGGCGGGCGATCCTCGTCGCGATCCTGTTCGTGCAGATGATCCCGTCCGGGGCGCTGCTCATCCCGTTGTTCCTGTCGTTCCAGACCCTCGGGCTCCTCAACAGCTACATCGGCCTGATCCTGGCGTACGTCGCGAGCGTCCTGCCGTTCTCGATCTGGGTGATGCGCGGGTTCTTCGTCGCGGTCCCGATCGAGATCGAGGAAGCGGCGAAGGTCGACGGCGCCGGCACCTTCCGCATCCTGTGGAGCGTGCTGTTCCCGCTCGTGATGCCCGGGGTGATCGCCACGAGCGTGTTCGCGTTCATCGCGGCGTGGAACGACTACCTCACGGCGTACGTGATGCTGAAGGACCAGGGGATGTACACGCTGCCGGTGTGGCTCGCCGGGTTCTCGACGGACAAGGGCACCGACTTCGGTGGGCTGATGGCCGCGAGCGTGCTGTTCTCGCTGCCGGTCGTGGTGTTCTTCCTCATCGTGCAGCGCCGGCTCGTCAGCGGCATGACCGCGGGGGCCGTGAAGGGGTAG